In one window of Sphingomonas glaciei DNA:
- a CDS encoding SUF system Fe-S cluster assembly regulator, whose protein sequence is MRLTHLADYAVVILTAAAARSGDERLSASALAADTGLPLPTTQKVLGKLGTAGLLSATRGIGGGFAFSRAPDTITLADIIEAVEGPIAMTQCSGSDEVSDCALDSRCKLKPHMNIVSRTVRDALAGVTLEQLARERSLETA, encoded by the coding sequence ATGCGATTGACCCACCTCGCCGACTATGCGGTCGTGATCCTGACCGCTGCCGCCGCCCGTTCGGGTGACGAGCGGTTGAGTGCGTCCGCGCTCGCTGCCGATACCGGCCTGCCGTTGCCAACGACGCAGAAGGTGCTGGGCAAGCTTGGCACGGCGGGTCTGCTCAGCGCGACGCGCGGGATCGGCGGCGGATTTGCCTTCAGCCGCGCGCCGGACACGATCACGCTGGCCGACATCATCGAGGCGGTCGAAGGGCCGATCGCGATGACCCAGTGCAGCGGCTCGGACGAGGTCAGCGACTGCGCGCTCGACAGCCGCTGCAAATTGAAGCCGCACATGAACATCGTCAGCCGGACCGTGCGCGACGCGCTGGCCGGAGTCACCCTCGAGCAGTTGGCGCGCGAGCGCAGCTTGGAAACCGCATGA
- a CDS encoding quinone-dependent dihydroorotate dehydrogenase: MALYPLLRPLFFSLDAERAHRLSIAGLKALPVRKPPAFDPVLASEVAGLRFPSPIGLAAGYDKDAEVFEAMLGNGFGFVEVGTLTPKPQPGNPKPRMFRLVEDGAVINRLGFNNGGQDAALGRLQARRGRGIVGVNIGANKDSPDRIRDYAEGVRRMAPVADYLTVNISSPNTPGLRNLQAGGELGELLAAVREARQVAFANPPVFLKVAPDLDEGDPIRIVRAVADHGIDGIIVSNTTVSRPPMSSRHRDETGGLSGVPLASLAMHQLKAFYAVTGGQVPLISAGGIATPYDAWRRICAGANLVQLYSAMVYEGPGIARDMARGLVERLATTRFSTLAEAVGSNA, from the coding sequence ATGGCTCTCTACCCCCTCCTCCGCCCGCTGTTTTTCAGCCTCGATGCCGAACGCGCGCACCGGCTCAGCATCGCCGGACTGAAGGCGCTTCCGGTCCGCAAGCCACCAGCGTTCGACCCGGTGCTGGCGAGCGAGGTGGCGGGGCTTCGCTTTCCCTCGCCGATCGGGCTGGCGGCAGGCTACGACAAGGACGCCGAGGTGTTCGAGGCGATGCTCGGCAATGGCTTCGGCTTCGTCGAGGTCGGAACGCTGACCCCCAAGCCCCAGCCCGGCAACCCCAAGCCGCGTATGTTCCGGCTGGTCGAGGATGGCGCGGTGATCAACCGCCTGGGCTTCAACAACGGCGGCCAGGACGCGGCGCTTGGTCGCCTCCAGGCGCGGCGGGGCCGCGGGATCGTCGGGGTCAACATCGGCGCCAACAAGGACAGCCCCGACCGCATCCGCGATTATGCCGAGGGAGTGCGGCGGATGGCACCGGTAGCCGATTATTTGACGGTCAACATTTCCTCGCCCAACACGCCGGGGCTACGCAATCTGCAGGCAGGTGGCGAGCTGGGCGAGTTGCTGGCCGCGGTGCGCGAGGCGCGGCAGGTCGCGTTCGCCAACCCGCCCGTGTTCCTCAAGGTCGCGCCCGATCTCGACGAGGGCGACCCGATCCGAATCGTCCGGGCGGTCGCCGATCACGGGATCGACGGGATCATCGTGTCCAACACTACGGTCAGTCGTCCGCCCATGTCGTCACGCCATCGTGACGAGACCGGCGGCCTGTCGGGCGTTCCGCTCGCCAGCCTCGCGATGCACCAACTCAAGGCGTTCTACGCGGTCACCGGCGGGCAGGTGCCGCTGATCTCGGCCGGCGGCATCGCGACCCCTTACGACGCATGGCGTCGGATCTGCGCGGGCGCCAACCTCGTCCAGCTCTATTCGGCGATGGTCTACGAAGGCCCGGGCATCGCCCGCGACATGGCGCGCGGGCTGGTCGAGCGGCTTGCCACCACCCGCTTTTCCACTCTTGCCGAGGCAGTCGGCTCTAACGCCTGA
- the sufB gene encoding Fe-S cluster assembly protein SufB: MTEQTAIRNQEAHEAAEKLATYEWGFVSDIESDFAPKGLNEDTVRFISAKKGEPEWLLEWRLKAYRAWLTMEEVDWAKLDIPAIDYQDAYYYAEPKKRPTIASLDELDPEIRRTYEKLGIPIEEQKVLAGVEGARKVAVDAVFDSVSVATTFRAELERAGVIFRSISEAVKEYPDLVRKYLGSVVPQRDNYFACLNSAVFSDGTFVYIPEGVRCPMELSTYFRINAENTGQFERTLIVADKGSYVSYLEGCTAPMRDENQLHAAVVEIVAHDDAEVKYSTVQNWYPGNAEGVGGIYNFVTKRAMCSGKNSKVSWTQVETGSAITWKYPSCILKGDGSVGEFYSVALTNNRQQADTGTKMVHIGKNTRSTIVSKGISAGRSDNTYRGLVRVLPGAENVRNFTQCDSLLLGDQCGAHTVPYIEVKNPTATIEHEATTSKISEDQLFYAMARGLDQEAAVALIVNGFAREVLKQLPMEFAVEAQKLLGISLEGSVG, from the coding sequence ATGACCGAACAGACCGCAATTCGAAACCAGGAAGCCCATGAGGCGGCGGAGAAGCTCGCCACCTACGAATGGGGCTTCGTCAGCGACATCGAATCCGACTTCGCGCCCAAGGGGCTGAACGAGGACACCGTCCGCTTCATCAGCGCCAAGAAGGGTGAGCCCGAGTGGCTGCTCGAATGGCGGCTCAAGGCCTATCGCGCCTGGCTGACGATGGAGGAAGTCGACTGGGCCAAGCTCGACATTCCGGCGATCGATTACCAGGATGCTTATTATTACGCCGAACCCAAGAAGCGGCCGACCATCGCGTCGCTGGACGAGCTCGATCCCGAAATCCGTCGCACTTACGAGAAGCTTGGAATTCCGATCGAGGAGCAGAAGGTGCTCGCCGGGGTAGAGGGCGCGCGCAAGGTCGCGGTCGATGCCGTGTTCGACAGCGTGTCGGTCGCAACCACCTTCCGCGCCGAGCTGGAACGCGCCGGGGTCATCTTCCGCTCGATCTCCGAAGCGGTGAAGGAATATCCCGATCTCGTCCGCAAGTATTTGGGCAGCGTGGTGCCGCAGCGCGACAATTACTTCGCCTGCCTCAACAGCGCGGTCTTTTCCGACGGGACTTTCGTCTACATTCCCGAGGGCGTCCGCTGCCCGATGGAGCTGTCGACCTATTTCCGCATCAATGCGGAGAATACCGGCCAGTTCGAGCGCACCCTGATCGTCGCCGACAAGGGCAGCTACGTCAGCTATCTCGAAGGCTGCACCGCGCCGATGCGCGACGAGAACCAGCTCCACGCCGCGGTGGTCGAGATCGTCGCGCACGACGATGCCGAGGTGAAGTATTCTACCGTCCAGAACTGGTATCCCGGCAATGCCGAGGGTGTCGGGGGTATCTACAATTTCGTCACCAAGCGGGCGATGTGTTCGGGCAAGAATTCGAAGGTCAGCTGGACCCAGGTCGAGACCGGCAGCGCGATCACCTGGAAGTATCCGAGCTGCATCCTCAAGGGCGACGGCAGCGTCGGCGAATTCTACTCGGTCGCCCTGACCAACAACCGCCAGCAGGCCGACACCGGCACCAAGATGGTGCATATCGGCAAGAACACCCGCTCGACCATCGTGTCCAAGGGCATCAGCGCCGGCCGCAGCGACAATACCTATCGCGGGCTCGTGCGGGTGCTGCCGGGCGCCGAGAACGTCCGCAATTTCACCCAGTGCGACAGCCTGCTGCTGGGCGACCAGTGCGGTGCCCACACCGTGCCCTACATCGAGGTCAAGAACCCGACCGCGACCATCGAGCATGAAGCGACCACGTCCAAGATCAGCGAGGACCAGTTGTTCTACGCCATGGCCCGCGGCCTCGACCAGGAAGCGGCGGTGGCGCTGATCGTCAACGGCTTCGCCCGCGAGGTGCTAAAGCAGCTGCCGATGGAGTTCGCGGTCGAGGCGCAGAAGCTGTTGGGGATCAGCCTCGAGGGGAGCGTGGGGTGA
- the sufC gene encoding Fe-S cluster assembly ATPase SufC: MLRIEDLHATVAEKPILNGLTLSVPAGEVHAIMGPNGAGKSTLAYVLGGRPGYEVTGGSVTLDGTDLLAQEPHERAAAGLFLGFQYPVEIPGVSSMQFIRESVNAQRRARGEAELSGAEFIRLAKAEAGELGMDVDMLKRPVNVGFSGGEKKRAEMVQMGIMRPKFAVLDETDSGLDIDALRIVGAGINRIMRAPDKGVLLITHYQRLLDYVQPDRVHVLTAGQITRSGGPELAHELERGGYAEVA; encoded by the coding sequence GTGCTAAGAATTGAAGATCTCCACGCGACCGTCGCCGAGAAGCCGATCCTGAACGGCCTCACCCTGTCCGTTCCGGCAGGTGAGGTGCATGCGATCATGGGGCCGAATGGCGCCGGCAAGTCCACCCTTGCCTACGTGCTCGGCGGGCGGCCGGGGTATGAGGTGACCGGCGGTTCCGTCACACTCGACGGCACCGACCTGCTGGCGCAGGAACCGCATGAGCGCGCGGCGGCCGGGCTGTTCCTCGGCTTTCAATATCCGGTCGAAATCCCCGGCGTCTCCTCGATGCAGTTCATTCGCGAAAGCGTGAACGCGCAGCGGCGTGCGCGCGGCGAGGCCGAGCTGTCGGGCGCCGAATTCATCCGCCTCGCCAAGGCCGAAGCGGGCGAACTCGGCATGGACGTCGACATGCTCAAGCGGCCGGTCAACGTCGGCTTTTCGGGCGGCGAGAAGAAGCGCGCCGAGATGGTCCAAATGGGGATCATGCGACCCAAGTTCGCGGTGCTCGACGAGACCGACAGCGGGCTCGACATCGATGCGCTGCGGATCGTCGGCGCGGGCATCAACCGCATCATGCGTGCGCCCGACAAGGGCGTGCTGCTGATCACCCACTACCAGCGCCTGCTCGACTATGTGCAGCCCGACCGCGTCCACGTGCTGACCGCCGGACAGATCACCCGTTCGGGCGGTCCCGAGCTGGCGCACGAGTTGGAGCGCGGGGGCTACGCCGAGGTCGCATGA
- a CDS encoding DUF885 domain-containing protein — translation MKHLLLLASTALLAACATTTPDPLIAPPPEAAPQETAAPAPAPIPARNAELAAFFEEYDKADLALSPLSKAYRGIKDADYGKWDEVGDAADERNRQLDQRFLADLRSRFPRGSLSPDDQLSYDLFEYRIARSESVRPYRKNGLVFDQMNGAQSDGPAFLINIHKVDSVSDAEAYVSRISAIATFLDQSIAEAKAREANGVLAPKWVYPYVIADSRNLIRGAPFDGGEDNDLWADFKAKVGKLDADAATKARLLAAGRTAMVRDLKPAYGRVITAMQAQQAKAGTNDGIWRFANGAAEYQARTKFYTTTDLTPDQIHDLGLAQVARIHGEMTALKDQTGFKGSLQDFFKFMREDKRFYYPNNAAGKQMYLDESLKAQAQVQAALPRFFGRLPKAPLLVKPVEAFREKSAGKAFYQDPPPDGSRPGTYYVNLYDMKDMPSTEVEALFCHEGIPGHHLQGALLSELGKGEVPPFRQFSGYTATDEGWGLYAEKLCKEMGLYQDPYRDFGRLQLELHRAIRLVVDSGLHHKRWSREQAIKYVEDNSADAKGGIVKAIERYVVYPGQATAYMIGKLKIEELRAKAKTQLGARYDDRQFHDTILLAGSMPLSMLETRVDEWIARTKA, via the coding sequence TTGAAGCACCTCCTTCTGCTCGCCTCCACCGCGCTGCTGGCCGCCTGCGCCACCACCACCCCCGATCCGCTGATCGCGCCGCCGCCCGAGGCCGCGCCGCAGGAAACCGCTGCGCCCGCACCGGCGCCGATCCCGGCGCGCAATGCCGAGCTTGCCGCTTTCTTCGAGGAGTATGACAAGGCCGACCTCGCCCTGTCGCCGCTGAGCAAGGCCTATCGCGGGATCAAGGACGCCGATTACGGCAAGTGGGACGAGGTCGGGGACGCCGCCGACGAGCGCAACCGCCAGCTCGACCAGCGCTTCCTCGCCGATCTGCGCAGCCGCTTCCCGCGCGGGTCGCTTAGCCCCGACGACCAGCTGAGTTACGACCTGTTCGAATATCGCATCGCGCGGAGCGAATCGGTCCGGCCGTATCGCAAGAACGGGCTGGTGTTCGACCAGATGAACGGCGCGCAAAGCGACGGGCCGGCGTTCCTGATCAACATTCACAAGGTCGACAGCGTCTCGGACGCCGAGGCCTATGTCAGCCGCATCTCGGCCATCGCCACCTTCCTCGACCAGTCGATCGCCGAGGCGAAGGCTCGCGAGGCGAACGGCGTGCTGGCGCCCAAATGGGTCTATCCCTACGTCATCGCCGACAGCCGCAACCTGATCCGCGGCGCGCCGTTCGACGGCGGGGAGGACAACGACCTGTGGGCCGACTTCAAGGCCAAGGTCGGCAAGCTCGACGCCGACGCGGCGACCAAGGCGCGGCTGCTGGCGGCGGGACGCACTGCGATGGTGCGCGACCTCAAGCCCGCCTACGGCCGGGTGATCACCGCGATGCAGGCGCAGCAGGCCAAGGCGGGGACCAACGACGGCATCTGGCGCTTCGCCAATGGCGCGGCCGAATATCAGGCGCGGACCAAGTTCTACACCACCACCGACCTGACGCCGGATCAGATCCACGACCTCGGCCTGGCCCAGGTCGCGCGGATCCACGGTGAGATGACCGCGCTCAAGGACCAGACCGGATTCAAGGGATCGCTGCAGGACTTCTTCAAGTTCATGCGCGAGGACAAGCGCTTCTATTACCCGAACAATGCGGCGGGTAAGCAGATGTACCTCGACGAGAGCCTGAAGGCCCAGGCGCAGGTCCAGGCCGCGCTGCCGCGCTTCTTCGGGCGGCTGCCTAAGGCGCCGTTACTGGTCAAACCGGTCGAGGCGTTCCGCGAGAAGAGCGCGGGCAAGGCGTTCTACCAGGACCCGCCGCCCGACGGCTCGCGCCCGGGCACTTACTATGTCAATCTCTACGATATGAAGGACATGCCTTCGACCGAGGTCGAGGCGCTGTTCTGCCACGAGGGCATCCCCGGCCACCACCTGCAGGGCGCGCTGCTGAGCGAGCTTGGCAAGGGCGAGGTGCCGCCGTTCCGCCAGTTCAGCGGCTATACCGCGACCGACGAGGGCTGGGGCCTCTACGCCGAGAAGCTGTGCAAGGAGATGGGCCTCTATCAGGACCCCTATCGCGACTTCGGGCGGCTGCAGCTCGAGCTTCACCGCGCGATCCGGCTGGTGGTCGACAGCGGCCTCCATCACAAGCGCTGGAGCCGCGAGCAGGCGATCAAATATGTCGAGGACAATAGCGCCGACGCCAAGGGTGGGATCGTCAAGGCGATCGAGCGCTACGTCGTCTACCCCGGCCAGGCGACCGCCTACATGATCGGCAAGCTGAAGATCGAGGAGCTGCGGGCGAAGGCCAAGACGCAGCTTGGCGCGCGTTACGACGACCGCCAATTTCACGACACGATCCTGCTCGCCGGATCGATGCCGCTCAGCATGCTGGAAACCCGCGTCGACGAGTGGATCGCCCGGACCAAAGCCTAG
- a CDS encoding SufD family Fe-S cluster assembly protein — MSVATLPTRKDEAYRYADLSALDRVWHGLAPARRIDIPAGEQDSHVLLVNQDSVEVHRAEIVLRPGASLSLFVLNGAAEYGRVEVDVTVRDGAHFALHAANIAGGKATQEIVTVVRHEEPNGTSNQVVRSVLAGTSTGSYLGKVAVARHAQKVDGEQSVKAMLLDRGATANCKPELEIYADDVKCAHGASVGELDPDQLFYALSRGLDPASAKALLLEGFVMQLWDDAPEDRREELIAETRRLLREVAR, encoded by the coding sequence ATGAGTGTCGCCACCCTCCCCACCCGCAAGGACGAGGCGTATCGCTACGCCGACCTGTCGGCGCTCGACCGCGTCTGGCACGGCCTTGCGCCCGCCCGCCGGATCGACATTCCGGCCGGTGAGCAGGACAGCCATGTCCTCCTCGTCAACCAGGATAGCGTCGAGGTTCACCGGGCCGAGATCGTGCTCCGGCCCGGCGCGTCGCTGTCGCTGTTCGTGCTCAACGGCGCGGCTGAATATGGGCGGGTCGAGGTCGATGTGACCGTTCGAGACGGCGCGCACTTTGCGCTCCACGCCGCCAACATCGCCGGCGGCAAGGCGACGCAGGAGATCGTCACCGTGGTCCGCCATGAGGAGCCCAACGGCACCTCCAACCAGGTGGTGCGCAGCGTGCTCGCCGGCACCTCGACCGGCTCCTACCTCGGCAAGGTCGCGGTCGCGCGGCATGCGCAGAAGGTCGACGGCGAACAGTCGGTCAAGGCCATGCTGCTCGACCGCGGCGCGACCGCCAATTGCAAGCCCGAGCTCGAAATCTACGCCGACGACGTGAAGTGCGCGCATGGCGCGAGCGTTGGCGAGCTCGACCCCGACCAGCTGTTCTACGCCCTGTCGCGCGGGCTCGATCCGGCCAGCGCCAAGGCGCTGCTGCTTGAGGGCTTCGTGATGCAATTGTGGGACGACGCGCCGGAGGATCGCCGCGAGGAACTGATCGCCGAAACACGCCGACTGCTGCGCGAGGTGGCGCGGTGA
- a CDS encoding aminotransferase class V-fold PLP-dependent enzyme, whose amino-acid sequence MNVQSAIHTPLDVRDQFPAIAGWHYLDSAVSAQKPQAVIDAIANAYSRDYASVHRGVYQRSADMTLAYEAARARAGNLIGGAAEETIFTRGATEAINLVASVLPKEGRNRVLLSALEHHSNIVPWQLAGYQIDVVPLTSDGRIDLDAAEAMISDDHRVVSLAHVSNVLGSVLDARRAAEIAHSKGALLLLDGCQAAPRVAIDVAASGADFFTYSGHKLYGPTGIGVLWGRKALLEAMPPWQGGGAMIDQVSFERTTFMPPPQRFEAGTPHIVGGIGLAAAIDWVEGIGVERIHAHEAALVSECRDALRGLGFVRLFGPEDSAGIVSFEVEGVHPHDVGTILDDEGVAIRAGHHCAQPLMQLLGVPATCRASFAAHSGSDDIEALVAGLRKVKRIFG is encoded by the coding sequence GTGAACGTCCAGTCCGCCATCCATACGCCGCTCGATGTGCGCGATCAGTTCCCGGCCATCGCCGGCTGGCATTATCTCGACAGCGCCGTGTCCGCGCAGAAGCCGCAGGCGGTGATCGACGCGATCGCGAATGCTTATTCCCGCGACTACGCAAGCGTCCACCGCGGGGTCTACCAGCGCAGCGCCGACATGACGTTGGCTTATGAGGCCGCCCGCGCCCGCGCCGGCAATCTGATCGGCGGCGCGGCCGAGGAGACGATCTTCACCCGCGGCGCGACCGAGGCGATCAACCTCGTGGCGTCGGTCCTGCCGAAGGAGGGACGCAACCGCGTTCTCCTGTCGGCGCTCGAGCATCACAGCAACATCGTGCCGTGGCAGCTGGCTGGCTACCAGATCGACGTGGTGCCGCTGACGTCCGATGGCCGGATCGATCTCGATGCTGCCGAGGCGATGATCTCGGACGATCACCGGGTCGTTTCCCTTGCGCATGTCTCGAACGTGCTGGGCTCGGTCCTCGACGCCAGGCGTGCGGCTGAGATCGCCCATTCGAAAGGGGCGCTGCTGCTGCTCGACGGCTGCCAGGCGGCCCCGCGCGTAGCGATCGACGTCGCGGCCAGCGGGGCCGACTTCTTCACCTACTCGGGCCACAAGCTGTACGGGCCGACCGGGATCGGCGTGCTGTGGGGCCGCAAGGCGCTGCTCGAGGCCATGCCGCCGTGGCAGGGCGGCGGGGCGATGATCGACCAGGTCAGCTTCGAACGCACTACCTTCATGCCCCCGCCGCAGCGGTTCGAGGCGGGCACCCCGCATATCGTCGGCGGAATCGGCCTCGCCGCCGCGATCGACTGGGTCGAGGGCATCGGCGTCGAGCGGATCCATGCCCATGAGGCCGCGCTGGTAAGCGAATGCCGCGACGCGCTGCGCGGCCTCGGCTTCGTCCGCCTGTTCGGCCCCGAGGACAGCGCCGGGATCGTCAGTTTCGAGGTCGAGGGCGTGCATCCGCACGACGTCGGCACCATCTTGGACGACGAAGGCGTGGCGATCCGGGCCGGGCATCATTGCGCCCAGCCGCTGATGCAATTGCTCGGCGTTCCCGCCACCTGCCGGGCGAGCTTTGCCGCTCATTCGGGCAGCGACGACATCGAGGCCCTTGTTGCCGGCCTCAGGAAAGTGAAGCGGATCTTCGGATGA